One Cynocephalus volans isolate mCynVol1 chromosome 5, mCynVol1.pri, whole genome shotgun sequence DNA window includes the following coding sequences:
- the LOC134378199 gene encoding H/ACA ribonucleoprotein complex subunit 3-like, with product MSGYKSVGQANGIGTSSLRVVVFLQYYLNEQGDWVYTLKKFDLMGQQTCSAHPAQFSPDNKYLQHRITIKKHFKVLMIQQPCPVH from the coding sequence ATGTCTGGTTATAAAAGTGTAGGCCAGGCAAACGGAATTGGAACCTCCAGTTTAAGAGTGGTTGTGTTTCTCCAGTATTACCTCAACGAGCAAGGAGATTGGGTCTACACGCTGAAGAAATTTGACCTTATGGGACAACAAACCTGCTCAGCCCATCCAGCTCAGTTCTCCCCAGACAACAAATACTTGCAACACCGAATCACCATCAAGAAACACTTCAAGGTGCTCATGATCCAGCAACCATGCCCTGTCCACTGA